One window from the genome of Oceanisphaera sp. IT1-181 encodes:
- a CDS encoding TDT family transporter produces the protein MLNISRHRFANVPTPMAGLALGIASLGWAWENVGLFSGGAQMLGAIIAAVLLLILTAKFVLHPQLLMQDLAHPVVGSVVPTFAMATMVVSKALGGSLGTGLWLFAIALHLVFLVTFIWHRLKGFKLHQMVPSWFVPPIGIIVADVASPGGAFAPLAQVLLWFGIVCYAVMLPMMLYRLIFCAEVPDAAKPTIAIMAAPASLSLAGYLTVTEQPAPVLVAVLLGIAVLMTALIYLAFIKLLRLPFSPGYAAFTFPMVIGATALFKVATLAETLGLDAATINQLRWMAEGELVIATLVVSYVALRFAQNFNPLRKALADLA, from the coding sequence ATGCTAAATATTTCTCGACATCGTTTTGCCAATGTTCCCACTCCCATGGCGGGGCTGGCGTTAGGTATCGCAAGCCTTGGCTGGGCTTGGGAAAATGTGGGCCTGTTTTCTGGTGGCGCACAAATGCTGGGCGCCATTATCGCCGCCGTTCTGCTGCTGATCTTAACCGCTAAGTTTGTGCTGCATCCGCAGTTATTAATGCAAGACTTAGCACACCCAGTAGTAGGCAGCGTGGTGCCGACCTTTGCCATGGCCACCATGGTGGTATCTAAAGCGCTTGGCGGCAGTTTAGGAACTGGCTTATGGTTGTTTGCCATCGCACTGCATTTGGTCTTTTTGGTGACCTTTATCTGGCATCGCCTGAAAGGCTTTAAACTACACCAGATGGTGCCCAGCTGGTTTGTGCCACCCATTGGTATCATAGTGGCCGATGTAGCAAGCCCAGGTGGTGCATTTGCTCCTTTGGCCCAAGTGCTACTGTGGTTTGGTATCGTTTGTTATGCGGTGATGTTACCCATGATGCTGTATCGCCTGATATTTTGTGCCGAGGTGCCGGATGCCGCCAAACCGACTATCGCTATTATGGCCGCTCCCGCCAGCCTATCTTTAGCGGGTTACTTAACCGTTACTGAACAGCCTGCACCCGTATTAGTGGCCGTGTTGTTAGGTATCGCCGTGTTAATGACCGCCCTTATTTACTTGGCCTTTATTAAGCTATTACGTTTACCCTTTAGCCCAGGCTACGCCGCCTTTACTTTTCCGATGGTGATAGGTGCGACCGCCTTATTTAAAGTGGCTACGCTGGCTGAAACGCTAGGTTTGGATGCTGCGACTATTAATCAGTTACGTTGGATGGCAGAAGGCGAGCTGGTTATCGCGACCTTGGTGGTCAGCTACGTGGCACTGCGCTTCGCGCAAAACTTTAACCCACTGCGTAAGGCCTTAGCCGATTTGGCATAA
- a CDS encoding metal ABC transporter permease, giving the protein MMETLLAPFQFSFMTNALTISVLIAVPTALLSCFLVLKGWALMGDAMSHAVFPGVVIAYIVGAPFTIGAFIAGMVCALSIGFLKNNSRIKQDTIMGIVFSGMFGLGLLLYVKINSDVHLDHILFGDMLGIGSSDIIETGVIALITVLILGSKWRDFLLHAFDPAHAQAIGLRVNVLHYSLLCLIALTIVAALKSVGLILAISLLIAPGAIAFLLTNKFSTMLILSVVIAVVGAFFGVYASFFIDSAPAPTIVLLLTLFFIAAFIRATYKQANVEKAV; this is encoded by the coding sequence ATGATGGAAACCTTACTGGCGCCCTTTCAGTTTAGTTTTATGACTAATGCGCTCACGATCTCGGTATTAATTGCCGTGCCAACCGCACTCTTATCTTGCTTCTTGGTGCTCAAAGGCTGGGCATTAATGGGTGATGCCATGAGCCATGCCGTATTCCCAGGCGTAGTGATTGCTTACATCGTCGGGGCACCTTTTACTATCGGCGCCTTTATTGCCGGTATGGTGTGTGCGCTGTCGATTGGTTTTTTAAAGAACAACAGCCGCATTAAGCAAGACACCATCATGGGGATCGTCTTTTCCGGCATGTTCGGCTTAGGTTTGCTGTTATATGTGAAAATTAACTCAGATGTACACCTCGACCATATTCTGTTTGGCGACATGCTAGGCATTGGCAGTTCAGATATTATCGAAACCGGCGTCATTGCCTTGATTACGGTACTGATCTTAGGCAGTAAATGGCGGGATTTTTTACTGCATGCCTTTGACCCCGCTCATGCACAAGCCATAGGCTTGCGCGTGAATGTGCTGCATTACAGCCTATTGTGTTTGATAGCGCTGACCATAGTGGCAGCACTCAAATCGGTGGGCTTAATCTTGGCCATCTCGCTGCTAATCGCGCCCGGTGCCATCGCCTTCTTGCTGACCAATAAGTTCAGCACCATGTTGATACTGTCGGTAGTGATAGCCGTAGTCGGCGCCTTTTTCGGTGTATATGCGTCATTCTTTATCGACAGTGCGCCCGCGCCCACCATAGTACTGCTGCTCACGCTATTCTTTATCGCGGCATTTATTCGTGCCACCTACAAGCAGGCTAATGTAGAAAAAGCAGTGTGA
- a CDS encoding metal ABC transporter permease: MTILLEPFGYQYMINAMWVSALVGGVCAFLSCYLMLKGWSLIGDALSHSIVPGVAGAYMLGLPFSLGAFFSGGLAAGAMLFLNQRSKLKEDVIIGLIFSSFFALGLFMVSLRPTAVNIKTIVLGNILAIDPMDILQLVLISVVTLVILLFKWKDILVVFFDENHARSIGISPTKIKLLFFTLLAASTVAALQTVGAFLVICLVVTPGATAYLLTDRFPRLLIIAVSIGSVSCFIGAYASYFLDGATGGIIVVLQTLLFLLAFFFAPKHGYFAARKRAAQALEVAS; this comes from the coding sequence ATGACCATACTGCTTGAGCCCTTTGGCTATCAGTACATGATTAACGCCATGTGGGTCTCGGCTTTAGTGGGTGGCGTGTGCGCTTTTTTATCCTGCTATTTAATGCTCAAAGGCTGGTCGCTGATTGGCGATGCCCTGTCTCATTCTATCGTGCCAGGGGTAGCGGGCGCTTACATGCTGGGCTTGCCTTTTTCGCTGGGCGCCTTTTTTTCCGGTGGACTGGCGGCGGGTGCCATGCTGTTTTTAAACCAGCGCAGCAAGCTTAAAGAAGACGTGATTATCGGGCTGATTTTTTCCAGCTTCTTTGCGCTGGGTCTGTTTATGGTGTCGCTCAGGCCCACAGCCGTAAACATCAAAACCATAGTGCTGGGTAATATTCTGGCCATAGATCCCATGGATATCTTGCAGTTAGTGCTAATAAGCGTAGTGACCTTGGTGATTTTGCTCTTTAAGTGGAAGGATATTTTGGTGGTGTTCTTCGATGAAAACCACGCCCGCTCCATTGGCATTAGCCCCACTAAAATTAAGCTGCTGTTCTTTACGCTACTGGCCGCTTCTACAGTAGCGGCACTGCAAACCGTGGGCGCATTTTTGGTAATTTGCTTAGTGGTCACGCCGGGCGCCACGGCTTACTTGCTCACTGACCGCTTTCCTCGGCTACTGATTATCGCCGTAAGCATTGGCTCAGTGAGCTGCTTTATTGGCGCTTATGCCAGTTACTTTCTCGATGGCGCCACCGGCGGCATCATAGTGGTGTTACAAACCTTATTGTTTTTACTGGCCTTTTTCTTTGCACCTAAGCACGGCTACTTCGCTGCTCGCAAACGGGCGGCGCAAGCACTGGAGGTGGCATCATGA
- a CDS encoding manganese/iron ABC transporter ATP-binding protein, producing MIERHQQPNAATALTADAGMKVEDVTVTYRNGHTALRDASFAIPTGTITALVGVNGSGKSTLFKAIMGFVRLAKGNISVLGMSVDEALRQNLVAYVPQSEEVDWNFPVLVEDVVMMGRYGHMGWLRRAKKVDHEAVSQALARVNMTEFRKRQIGELSGGQKKRVFLARALAQNGRIILLDEPFTGVDVKTEDQIIALLRELRAEGRVMLVSTHNLGSVPEFCDRTILIKGTVLAHGITQDIFTQDNLELAFGGVLRHFVLNETRHGREHAIGIISDDERPLIIKAGQVHSREAQTQWEGENDDHTA from the coding sequence ATGATCGAACGGCATCAGCAACCGAATGCAGCCACCGCGCTAACGGCCGATGCCGGCATGAAGGTCGAAGACGTCACCGTTACTTACCGTAACGGCCACACTGCATTACGTGATGCGAGCTTTGCCATTCCCACCGGCACCATAACGGCGCTGGTGGGCGTAAACGGTTCCGGCAAGTCGACCTTGTTTAAGGCCATTATGGGCTTTGTGCGCTTAGCTAAAGGTAACATCAGCGTGTTGGGCATGAGTGTGGACGAGGCCTTGCGCCAAAACCTAGTGGCCTATGTACCCCAATCGGAAGAAGTGGACTGGAATTTCCCAGTACTGGTAGAAGATGTCGTCATGATGGGCCGTTATGGCCATATGGGCTGGTTACGCCGCGCTAAAAAGGTGGATCATGAAGCCGTGAGCCAAGCACTGGCGCGCGTGAACATGACAGAATTTCGCAAACGCCAAATCGGTGAGTTATCGGGCGGCCAAAAGAAGCGGGTATTTTTGGCTCGCGCCTTGGCGCAAAACGGCCGCATTATCTTGCTCGATGAGCCTTTTACTGGCGTGGATGTAAAAACCGAAGATCAAATCATCGCCCTGCTCCGTGAATTACGGGCCGAAGGCCGAGTAATGTTAGTGTCTACTCACAACCTAGGCTCGGTACCGGAGTTTTGTGATCGCACTATCTTGATCAAAGGCACGGTTTTGGCCCATGGCATCACCCAAGATATCTTTACTCAAGACAACCTAGAACTGGCCTTTGGCGGCGTGTTGCGCCACTTTGTGCTCAATGAAACTCGCCACGGCCGCGAGCACGCCATCGGTATTATCAGTGATGATGAGCGTCCCTTGATCATCAAGGCCGGCCAAGTGCACAGTCGAGAAGCACAAACCCAGTGGGAGGGCGAAAACGATGACCATACTGCTTGA
- a CDS encoding metal ABC transporter substrate-binding protein: protein MLNLKSGTLLKRVLALALTSLIWVSSAQAADKFKAVTTFTVIADMARNVAGDAAIVESITKPGAEIHDYQPTPGDIIRAHDAQLIFSNGLNLELWFEKFYQNMKQMPEVVVSDGIEPMSVVAGPYEGKPNPHAWMSPKNTIIYVDNIRDAFMKYDPDNADIYQANAAVYKAKIEAEIAPIQQLIAELPEDKRWLVTSEGAFSYLARDFGLKELFLWPINADQQGTPQQVRKVIDTMRQHQIPTVFSESTISDKPAKQVARETGSHYGGVLYVDSLSAEDGPVPTYLDLLSVTSQTIVTGIKEGLAK, encoded by the coding sequence ATGTTAAACCTTAAGTCAGGGACGCTGCTCAAACGTGTGCTCGCATTAGCACTGACCAGCCTAATCTGGGTAAGCTCAGCGCAAGCCGCAGATAAATTTAAAGCCGTGACCACTTTTACCGTGATCGCCGATATGGCGCGCAACGTAGCCGGTGATGCGGCGATTGTGGAGTCCATCACCAAACCCGGTGCGGAAATTCACGACTATCAGCCAACGCCTGGCGATATTATTCGCGCTCACGATGCCCAGCTGATTTTTTCTAACGGTTTGAACTTAGAGCTGTGGTTTGAGAAGTTCTATCAAAACATGAAACAGATGCCAGAAGTGGTGGTCTCCGATGGCATAGAGCCCATGAGTGTGGTGGCCGGCCCTTATGAAGGTAAGCCTAACCCCCATGCGTGGATGTCGCCGAAAAACACCATCATCTATGTAGATAACATTCGTGATGCCTTTATGAAATACGACCCGGATAACGCGGATATTTATCAGGCCAATGCCGCCGTTTATAAAGCCAAAATTGAAGCAGAAATTGCGCCTATTCAGCAATTGATCGCAGAGCTGCCAGAAGATAAGCGCTGGCTAGTCACCAGCGAAGGCGCTTTCTCTTATTTAGCCCGCGACTTTGGCTTAAAAGAGCTGTTTTTATGGCCCATTAATGCGGATCAGCAAGGTACACCGCAACAAGTGCGCAAGGTTATCGATACCATGCGCCAGCATCAGATCCCGACTGTATTTAGCGAAAGTACCATTTCTGATAAGCCCGCCAAGCAAGTGGCACGCGAAACCGGCAGTCACTATGGCGGCGTCTTGTATGTGGACTCCTTGAGTGCCGAAGATGGCCCTGTGCCGACTTATCTCGACTTATTGAGCGTGACCTCACAAACCATTGTTACTGGCATCAAAGAAGGATTGGCAAAATGA
- a CDS encoding EAL domain-containing protein, protein MQLKPKIALWLLPLLLVQALVLIGTSYHLYQDYVREQIQVQTKDSLLQVRSTLQAKLKVIEADSAILANNVVLNRYLMTEENIRAHVMHNVLAKEFESFMSVYSEYQEISLIMPDGYEELALLTDDSLNQSDDESNTSYFKAIQTANTDYKVCIIIDPDTGRWMLISLRKLVLHNPVERTQNSQGELKGYLVIKSNLDFFNPIVDNNNLFNEGFSLLYHGDGTRVLQLGDTRLSAAGLSTLATLGQETNDDAIHYKENFILDAQPYLVGHMSLMDGLYFSIGWPASKLHQLLWEVGSSSIKYTLAVTLFSMLMLYWLLNRLLINPIQQLGHAARQLGNGSGWNFYSRSNDEITSLANRVRDMGQALLAQKRELHEIAYLDGLTRLPNRRQLLEELDKHYANSDGGPPTIALMFLDLDEFKHINDTLGHETGDAVLIAIARCIEQVLPNANALEHQNYPLLARLGGDEFTILLRNIRERSEAETVAQRIIHALDSPLMVADKELRIGVSIGISLAVEAGESVSELLKSADLAMYDAKHHGKNTYRFFCRSTALASIKNLEIKEDLHKAIDHNHLQLAYQPQICARSGRLVGCEALLRWHHPEKGWIPPEVFIPVAEQSGLILLLGRWVILEICLQIKAWQDQGEIVPRMSVNVSFVQLLREDMPRLLQDCLAQHQLSPSSLTVEVTESSIMQGEGAIARLRQIRATGTRISLDDFGTGYSSLSALKGLPIDELKIDKSFVTDLNQGSDGKAIMSAVIAMAKQLNLTVVAEGVENEFELAYLQQKGVDIVQGYYLSKPLLKAEFTAYLSQHSAFRLVMADC, encoded by the coding sequence ATGCAACTAAAACCCAAGATAGCCCTCTGGCTATTGCCCCTGCTATTGGTGCAAGCATTAGTATTAATTGGCACCTCTTATCACCTTTATCAGGACTACGTTAGAGAGCAGATCCAGGTGCAGACCAAAGACTCTCTGCTGCAGGTGAGAAGTACGCTACAAGCCAAATTGAAGGTAATAGAGGCCGACAGTGCGATACTGGCCAATAATGTGGTGCTCAATCGTTATTTAATGACCGAAGAAAACATTCGTGCTCATGTCATGCACAACGTGCTGGCTAAGGAGTTCGAGTCTTTTATGTCGGTTTACTCGGAATACCAAGAAATAAGCCTAATAATGCCCGATGGTTATGAAGAGCTGGCACTGCTGACCGACGACTCCCTCAACCAAAGCGATGACGAGAGCAATACCTCCTACTTCAAGGCCATACAAACCGCAAATACCGACTACAAGGTCTGCATCATCATAGATCCCGATACCGGTCGCTGGATGCTGATATCGCTCAGAAAGCTGGTATTACACAACCCGGTAGAAAGGACCCAAAACAGCCAAGGTGAGCTGAAGGGCTATCTGGTGATCAAGTCTAATTTGGACTTCTTCAATCCCATCGTCGATAACAATAACCTGTTCAACGAGGGGTTCAGTCTGCTTTATCATGGTGACGGCACTCGAGTGCTGCAACTGGGCGATACCCGACTGTCCGCCGCAGGTCTGTCAACGTTAGCAACGCTTGGGCAAGAGACTAATGATGACGCTATTCATTATAAAGAAAACTTTATCCTCGATGCACAGCCTTACTTAGTAGGGCACATGTCGTTAATGGACGGCCTTTATTTCTCCATTGGCTGGCCCGCATCCAAACTACACCAGCTACTGTGGGAAGTGGGCTCCAGCTCGATTAAATACACCCTCGCAGTCACGCTGTTCAGTATGTTGATGTTGTACTGGCTGCTGAATCGACTGCTGATTAATCCTATCCAGCAATTAGGCCATGCCGCCCGCCAGCTAGGTAATGGCTCCGGGTGGAACTTTTACAGCCGCAGTAATGACGAAATTACCAGCCTGGCCAATAGGGTGCGAGACATGGGCCAAGCCCTGCTTGCACAAAAGCGGGAATTACACGAAATCGCCTATTTAGATGGCCTGACTCGACTGCCAAACCGGCGCCAGCTGCTGGAAGAACTGGATAAACATTATGCGAACAGCGATGGCGGCCCCCCGACCATCGCCCTGATGTTTCTGGATCTGGACGAATTCAAGCATATCAACGATACCCTAGGCCACGAAACCGGTGATGCGGTGCTAATAGCCATAGCAAGGTGTATTGAGCAAGTTCTGCCTAACGCCAATGCTTTAGAACACCAAAACTATCCCCTGCTGGCTCGGCTGGGTGGTGACGAGTTCACCATATTGCTGCGCAATATTCGAGAGCGGAGCGAAGCCGAGACGGTGGCCCAACGCATCATCCATGCTCTGGATTCTCCGCTGATGGTGGCTGACAAAGAGCTGCGGATCGGGGTGAGTATCGGTATTAGTCTGGCCGTTGAAGCGGGCGAAAGCGTAAGCGAGTTACTGAAAAGTGCCGACTTAGCCATGTATGACGCCAAGCACCACGGTAAGAACACCTATCGTTTCTTCTGTCGTAGTACCGCTCTGGCCTCGATCAAAAATCTGGAAATAAAAGAAGATCTGCATAAGGCTATCGACCACAATCACCTGCAGCTGGCTTATCAACCGCAGATTTGTGCCCGCAGTGGCCGCTTGGTGGGTTGTGAAGCCTTGCTACGTTGGCACCATCCAGAAAAAGGCTGGATCCCACCCGAAGTGTTCATTCCCGTGGCTGAGCAATCGGGACTTATCCTGCTACTGGGTCGCTGGGTCATTCTGGAGATCTGTCTGCAGATTAAAGCTTGGCAAGACCAAGGTGAAATCGTACCTAGGATGTCGGTAAACGTCTCTTTTGTGCAGCTACTCAGGGAAGATATGCCCCGCCTACTGCAAGACTGCTTAGCCCAGCACCAGCTTTCTCCTTCAAGCCTCACAGTTGAAGTCACTGAATCCAGCATCATGCAAGGAGAAGGAGCCATAGCGCGGCTAAGGCAGATCCGCGCGACCGGTACTCGGATTTCTCTGGACGACTTTGGTACCGGTTATTCCTCCTTGAGTGCACTTAAAGGTCTACCGATAGACGAGCTGAAGATAGACAAAAGCTTTGTCACTGACCTAAACCAAGGCAGCGACGGCAAGGCCATTATGTCTGCCGTTATTGCCATGGCCAAACAGCTGAACCTAACCGTGGTGGCGGAAGGCGTCGAAAACGAATTCGAACTGGCTTACTTGCAGCAAAAAGGAGTGGATATCGTTCAAGGTTACTACTTAAGTAAACCTCTGCTAAAAGCAGAGTTTACCGCCTACCTGAGCCAACATTCGGCGTTTCGGTTAGTGATGGCAGACTGCTAA
- a CDS encoding spermidine/putrescine ABC transporter substrate-binding protein — MNTALSRPSQGKINSALLAPIFTLLLLVSGPILAADKPATLTFLTWGDYIDEQVVADFETEYNAHVKFAYYESDAARDEILTTSNADGFDLILVDSVTKLFHHQLAWITEFDAQQAPNISQAKLPTLSGLETRDNLCVPYAWGTTGIAYRTDLVSVPITRWQQLYEPAPELKGRILMSDMGEEVIGMALKTLGYSMNSEHPQQLEQARQLLLAQAPAVAGYSPVAVEAEKSKLVSGEVSAILTYSGDALMLKEAEPRIEYVLPEEGGVVWADFICLAAKASNPTLAHHFVDFINRPEQAAKNALYLNNATPNQAAEALLPPEFLNDPQIYPDKAKLAKSETHQILSPRLIKQHKRIMRDISQAHR; from the coding sequence ATGAACACTGCCCTCTCAAGGCCCTCTCAGGGCAAAATAAACAGCGCCCTACTTGCGCCTATTTTCACCCTATTGTTGCTGGTTTCTGGGCCAATACTGGCAGCAGATAAACCCGCTACCTTAACCTTCCTAACCTGGGGGGATTATATCGACGAACAGGTAGTCGCGGATTTTGAAACCGAATATAACGCCCACGTTAAATTCGCCTATTACGAGTCGGATGCCGCCCGCGACGAAATTCTCACCACCTCTAACGCCGATGGGTTTGATCTGATTCTGGTCGACTCAGTAACCAAGCTTTTCCATCATCAATTAGCTTGGATCACCGAGTTCGACGCCCAGCAAGCACCGAACATCTCTCAGGCTAAGCTGCCCACGCTGTCCGGACTCGAAACCCGAGACAATCTTTGTGTCCCCTATGCTTGGGGCACCACTGGCATTGCTTATCGCACTGACCTAGTCTCCGTGCCCATCACCCGTTGGCAACAGCTTTATGAGCCCGCCCCCGAGCTTAAAGGTCGGATTTTAATGTCAGATATGGGAGAGGAAGTCATTGGCATGGCGCTCAAAACTCTGGGCTATTCCATGAATAGCGAGCATCCTCAACAGTTGGAGCAAGCCCGCCAGCTATTACTGGCCCAAGCGCCGGCGGTAGCTGGGTACTCACCGGTGGCGGTCGAGGCCGAAAAATCCAAGCTAGTGAGCGGTGAAGTCAGTGCCATTCTCACCTACAGCGGCGACGCCCTTATGCTCAAGGAGGCCGAGCCCCGCATCGAATATGTGCTGCCAGAAGAAGGCGGTGTGGTCTGGGCGGATTTTATCTGCTTGGCCGCCAAGGCGAGCAATCCAACGTTGGCACATCACTTCGTGGACTTCATCAATAGGCCTGAGCAAGCGGCAAAAAATGCGCTTTATCTTAACAATGCCACGCCTAACCAAGCGGCAGAAGCCTTGCTACCCCCCGAATTTTTGAATGATCCACAGATTTATCCGGATAAAGCCAAACTGGCTAAATCCGAAACCCATCAGATTCTGTCACCTCGGCTTATCAAGCAGCACAAAAGAATAATGCGGGATATTAGCCAAGCACACCGCTAG
- a CDS encoding NADP-dependent oxidoreductase — MKQTQHTNRQLTLASRPIGAPTVNDFALQETAIPEPKQGEVLLRTVFLSLDPYMRGRMSDAKSYADPVAIGEPMVGGTVSRVHESLHPDFKVGDWVLSYSGWQDYALSNGEGLIKLDPTQVPPSYALGVLGMPGFTAYMGLLDIGKPQHGETIVVAAATGAVGSMVAQIGKLKGCRVVAIAGGTEKCAYALDKLGVDFCIDHKAEDFAEQLAKACPKGIDVYYENVGGKVLDAVLPLLNTGARIPVCGLISQYNATALPDGPDRLGQLMGTILVKRMTVKGFIIFDDYAHRYNEFAQDMSQWLHEGKIHYREQIVDELDQAPQAFIGLLQGENFGKLVVRVGDDALA; from the coding sequence ATGAAACAGACTCAGCACACCAATCGTCAGCTCACCTTGGCCTCGCGACCAATCGGTGCGCCCACGGTCAATGACTTTGCACTACAAGAAACGGCTATCCCTGAGCCCAAACAAGGCGAAGTACTGCTGCGCACGGTGTTTTTAAGTTTGGATCCTTATATGCGTGGTCGCATGAGCGATGCCAAGTCCTATGCGGATCCGGTGGCCATTGGTGAACCCATGGTCGGCGGTACCGTGAGCCGAGTGCACGAAAGTCTGCATCCAGATTTTAAGGTCGGTGACTGGGTACTCAGCTACAGCGGCTGGCAAGATTATGCGCTGTCTAATGGTGAGGGCTTAATTAAGCTGGACCCAACTCAAGTGCCGCCTTCCTATGCTTTGGGTGTACTGGGCATGCCGGGCTTTACCGCTTATATGGGCCTGCTGGATATTGGTAAACCACAACATGGTGAAACCATAGTGGTGGCCGCCGCAACCGGCGCCGTGGGATCCATGGTGGCACAAATCGGCAAACTGAAAGGGTGCCGTGTGGTGGCCATTGCCGGTGGCACTGAGAAATGCGCTTATGCACTCGATAAGCTGGGCGTAGATTTTTGTATCGATCATAAGGCTGAAGATTTTGCCGAGCAACTGGCGAAGGCTTGCCCCAAGGGCATTGATGTTTACTACGAGAACGTCGGCGGCAAGGTGCTGGATGCGGTGCTGCCACTACTGAATACCGGCGCCCGTATTCCTGTGTGCGGCCTGATTTCTCAATATAACGCCACCGCCTTGCCAGATGGCCCAGATCGCTTAGGCCAACTGATGGGCACTATTCTCGTAAAGCGCATGACGGTGAAGGGTTTTATTATCTTCGATGATTACGCCCATCGTTATAATGAGTTTGCTCAAGACATGAGCCAGTGGCTACATGAGGGCAAAATTCATTATCGTGAGCAAATAGTGGATGAGCTAGACCAAGCACCACAGGCCTTTATCGGTCTGCTACAAGGTGAAAACTTTGGCAAGCTGGTAGTGCGCGTCGGCGACGACGCATTGGCGTAA